A window from Luteibacter flocculans encodes these proteins:
- a CDS encoding type IV pilus modification PilV family protein, giving the protein MRSASGSSLIECLVAMAVFAIGAACNATWTMQSMAAHARASRLNAATTIAASLVAHIRANPEGAVAYDEESADDTGMPRTSSAGSQSDARHHTTDDGCDASCLARRLAQDNVRGFHAELARRVGPAAAGRVACDAARCTITVTWADRPVLAWAFRP; this is encoded by the coding sequence ATGCGATCCGCCAGCGGCTCATCCCTCATCGAATGCCTGGTTGCCATGGCCGTCTTTGCCATCGGCGCAGCGTGCAACGCGACCTGGACCATGCAGTCGATGGCGGCGCATGCGCGTGCGTCACGGTTGAACGCGGCGACGACGATTGCCGCCAGCCTGGTTGCGCATATCCGTGCCAATCCCGAGGGAGCGGTGGCTTATGACGAAGAAAGTGCGGACGACACAGGCATGCCCCGCACATCGAGCGCCGGGTCACAAAGCGATGCCCGGCACCACACAACGGACGACGGCTGCGATGCGTCGTGTCTGGCACGTCGGCTGGCGCAGGACAACGTCCGCGGGTTCCATGCCGAGCTGGCGCGACGCGTCGGTCCTGCCGCTGCCGGTCGCGTGGCCTGCGATGCGGCGCGCTGCACGATCACGGTGACCTGGGCGGACCGGCCCGTGCTTGCATGGGCATTTCGACCATGA